The following are encoded in a window of Sulfitobacter sp. S190 genomic DNA:
- the sufB gene encoding Fe-S cluster assembly protein SufB, translating into MSLDEQVKDGVDQETVDAVREVGGAYKHGWSTDIEMEYAPKGLTPDIVKLISEKNDEPAWMTEWRLGAYDRWLQMKEPDWAMVDYPEIDFQDQYYYARPKSMAVKPKSLDEVDPKLLATYAKLGIPLKEQAILAGVEGAEEMDDAPRKVAVDAVFDSVSVGTTFQEELKKAGVIFCSISEAIKEHPELVKKYLGSVVPVQDNFYATLNSAVFSDGSFVYVPPGVRCPMELSTYFRINAENTGQFERTLIIADKGSYVSYLEGCTAPQRDESQLHAAVVEIVIEEDAEVKYSTVQNWYPGDENGKGGIYNFVTKRADCRGDRAKVMWTQVETGSAVTWKYPSCILRGDDSQGEFYSIAIANNMQQADTGTKMVHLGKNTKSRIVSKGISAGKAQNTYRGLVSMHPKAKESRNYTQCDSLLIGDKCGAHTVPYIEVKNNSSRVEHEATTSKVDDDQLFYCRSRGMDEEEAVALVVNGFCKDVLQALPMEFAMEAQALVAISLEGSVG; encoded by the coding sequence ATGAGCTTGGACGAACAGGTCAAAGACGGTGTCGATCAGGAAACGGTAGATGCGGTGCGTGAAGTCGGCGGTGCATACAAGCACGGCTGGTCCACCGACATCGAGATGGAATATGCGCCCAAGGGGCTGACGCCCGATATCGTGAAGCTGATCTCGGAAAAGAACGACGAGCCCGCGTGGATGACCGAATGGCGTCTGGGCGCCTACGACCGCTGGCTGCAAATGAAAGAGCCCGATTGGGCAATGGTCGATTATCCCGAAATCGATTTTCAGGACCAGTACTACTACGCGCGGCCCAAATCGATGGCGGTCAAACCCAAGTCGCTGGACGAGGTGGACCCGAAACTGCTGGCAACCTACGCAAAGCTGGGGATTCCGCTCAAGGAGCAGGCGATCCTGGCTGGTGTTGAAGGTGCCGAGGAGATGGACGATGCCCCCCGCAAGGTGGCCGTCGATGCGGTGTTTGATTCCGTTTCGGTCGGCACGACCTTTCAGGAAGAGTTGAAGAAGGCCGGCGTGATTTTCTGCTCGATTTCCGAAGCGATCAAGGAGCACCCCGAACTGGTCAAGAAATACCTCGGATCTGTCGTTCCGGTTCAGGACAATTTCTATGCAACGCTTAACTCGGCGGTCTTCTCCGATGGGTCGTTCGTTTATGTGCCGCCGGGCGTGCGCTGTCCGATGGAACTGTCGACATATTTCCGCATCAACGCTGAAAACACTGGCCAATTCGAGCGGACGCTGATCATCGCCGACAAGGGTTCCTACGTCAGCTATCTAGAAGGATGCACAGCCCCGCAGCGTGATGAAAGCCAGCTGCATGCCGCGGTTGTCGAGATTGTCATCGAGGAAGACGCCGAGGTGAAATATTCCACGGTTCAGAACTGGTATCCCGGCGATGAAAACGGAAAAGGCGGGATCTACAACTTCGTGACCAAACGGGCCGATTGCCGGGGTGACCGGGCCAAGGTGATGTGGACGCAGGTGGAAACCGGCTCTGCCGTGACTTGGAAGTACCCGTCTTGCATCCTTCGCGGCGATGATAGCCAGGGCGAGTTTTACTCCATTGCCATCGCCAACAACATGCAGCAGGCCGACACCGGCACGAAAATGGTGCATCTGGGCAAAAACACCAAGTCGCGCATCGTGTCCAAGGGGATCAGCGCGGGCAAGGCGCAGAACACCTATCGCGGGCTGGTCTCGATGCACCCCAAGGCCAAGGAAAGCCGCAACTATACGCAGTGTGACAGCCTGCTGATCGGTGACAAATGCGGGGCACACACGGTGCCCTACATCGAGGTGAAGAACAACTCGAGCCGGGTAGAGCATGAGGCGACGACGTCCAAGGTGGACGACGATCAGCTGTTCTACTGCCGTTCGCGCGGGATGGACGAGGAGGAAGCGGTGGCGCTGGTCGTCAACGGTTTCTGCAAGGATGTGCTGCAGGCGCTGCCGATGGAGTTCGCGATGGAAGCGCAAGCGCTGGTGGCAATCTCGCTCGAAGGCTCTGTGGGCTGA
- a CDS encoding Rrf2 family transcriptional regulator encodes MKLSTKGRYAMVALADIALQPEGQLVSLGDIAERQQVSLPYLEQLFVKLRRAELVSSVRGPGGGYRLAKPASEIRVVDILSAVDETVDAMHKGAGASGGLSGSRAQSLTNRLWQGLSAHVYVFLHQTRLSDVISNQMTPCPAVPNLFAVVDE; translated from the coding sequence ATGAAGCTGTCAACAAAGGGGCGCTATGCCATGGTTGCGCTGGCCGATATTGCGCTGCAGCCAGAGGGCCAGCTGGTGTCGTTGGGTGATATTGCCGAGCGCCAGCAGGTCTCTTTGCCCTATCTGGAGCAGCTTTTTGTGAAGTTGCGGCGGGCAGAACTTGTGAGTTCCGTGCGCGGCCCCGGTGGCGGGTACAGACTGGCCAAGCCCGCATCCGAAATCCGTGTGGTCGACATCCTGTCGGCTGTCGATGAGACCGTTGACGCGATGCACAAAGGCGCTGGCGCGTCAGGCGGGTTGTCGGGCAGCCGTGCGCAGTCGCTCACAAACCGCCTTTGGCAGGGGTTGTCGGCGCATGTCTATGTTTTCCTGCACCAGACCCGTTTGTCCGACGTGATAAGCAACCAGATGACGCCCTGTCCCGCTGTGCCGAACCTTTTTGCGGTTGTGGACGAGTGA
- a CDS encoding cysteine desulfurase family protein, whose protein sequence is MSRVYLDHNATTPLRAEARQAMMGAMDVVGNPSSVHAEGRAAKGVVEKARAQVAELVGCKVQQVIFTSSATEAAALAVAQKARHGGVFAALPTEHDCLRVWSDHEMGSLYDRMGLPLSQGVAALRNFVLERAADTARAGRGPAALLALSAANSETGILAQDGLVVGSGQMNATADSSVPYSVVCDITQLAGKMSVHYGSETPSYAILSAHKIGGPKGVGALINFTADDPEPVLRGGGQEMNRRSGTENVVGIAGFGAAAQAAHRDVVAGRWDDVAQLRNILENAIAAASNKTIFVGKDVARLPNTSCMLTPGWKGETQVMQMDLAGFAISAGSACSSGKVKASTVLTAMGFDAVDAASAVRVSLGLETTEEDVLRFADAWAAKWTKHHARAA, encoded by the coding sequence ATGAGCCGCGTCTATCTGGACCATAATGCGACCACACCGCTGAGGGCGGAGGCCCGGCAGGCGATGATGGGCGCTATGGACGTGGTCGGGAACCCGTCGTCGGTGCATGCAGAAGGGCGCGCGGCCAAGGGGGTTGTCGAAAAGGCCCGGGCGCAGGTTGCCGAACTGGTTGGCTGCAAGGTGCAGCAGGTGATTTTCACGTCAAGTGCCACTGAAGCCGCGGCATTGGCCGTGGCCCAGAAGGCGCGACATGGCGGCGTTTTTGCAGCCTTACCGACCGAACACGATTGTTTGCGCGTCTGGAGCGATCATGAGATGGGCTCGCTTTACGATCGGATGGGCTTGCCGTTATCACAAGGGGTGGCGGCGCTTAGGAACTTTGTGCTCGAACGCGCAGCAGATACAGCGCGGGCGGGCCGCGGGCCGGCCGCATTGCTTGCGCTTTCGGCTGCGAACAGTGAGACGGGCATTCTGGCCCAGGACGGCCTTGTTGTTGGCAGTGGGCAGATGAATGCGACCGCGGACAGCTCTGTGCCATATTCCGTTGTTTGCGACATCACACAGCTCGCCGGTAAGATGTCGGTACACTATGGCAGCGAGACTCCGTCCTACGCGATTTTATCCGCACATAAGATTGGTGGTCCCAAAGGCGTTGGCGCATTGATCAACTTCACCGCAGACGATCCGGAGCCGGTGTTGCGGGGCGGGGGGCAGGAGATGAACCGCCGTTCGGGAACGGAGAACGTCGTCGGGATCGCGGGATTTGGTGCTGCTGCACAGGCGGCGCACCGGGATGTTGTCGCAGGGCGGTGGGACGATGTGGCGCAACTTAGAAATATTCTAGAAAACGCTATTGCGGCTGCCTCAAACAAGACTATTTTTGTCGGGAAAGACGTTGCACGTCTTCCCAATACCAGTTGCATGCTGACCCCCGGATGGAAGGGCGAGACGCAGGTGATGCAGATGGATCTGGCAGGGTTTGCGATTTCCGCCGGTTCTGCCTGCTCAAGCGGGAAGGTAAAGGCCAGCACCGTCCTGACCGCCATGGGGTTCGATGCCGTGGATGCAGCGAGTGCGGTGCGTGTATCGCTGGGGCTGGAGACGACAGAGGAAGACGTGCTGCGTTTTGCCGATGCATGGGCAGCGAAATGGACGAAACATCACGCGCGCGCCGCATGA
- the sufD gene encoding Fe-S cluster assembly protein SufD, with product MAIPAAKMDATEAMIGTLSMPDATWAKPARDDALARVRAMGLPLRRDEYWKYTRPDTLTQATPEPAAVFHNDEAPMFDAVDRLKVVFVDGVFDAEASDDLSLEGISIERLAAADSDLHWATNLYGVLETRGQIPVERPLAALNTAFATDGVLIHVTGKVSKPVNLIYRHNSDTSDAILHHCIKLDAGAEMTLLENGPAAARFNKVMEVDVADDASFHHVRAQGRDHERRAATHIFARLGHQSAFRSFTLTVNGVLTRNDCVIEFTGDDALAHVAGACVGDGDFHHDDTVFITHDAVNCESRQVFKKVLRNGATGVFQGKILVKAGAQKTDGYQISQSLLLDEDSQFLAKPELEIYADDVACSHGSTSGAIDETALFYLRSRGVPAAEATDLLTLAFLAEAVEEIAQEELRDDINDRMAAWLTRHRS from the coding sequence ATGGCGATACCTGCTGCGAAAATGGATGCGACGGAGGCGATGATCGGCACATTGTCGATGCCGGATGCAACGTGGGCAAAACCCGCACGCGACGATGCGTTGGCGCGGGTGCGCGCCATGGGCTTGCCGCTTCGCCGTGACGAATACTGGAAATACACGCGCCCCGATACGCTGACGCAAGCGACGCCCGAACCAGCCGCGGTTTTTCACAACGATGAAGCGCCGATGTTCGATGCAGTCGACCGGTTAAAGGTCGTTTTCGTGGACGGTGTTTTTGACGCAGAGGCGTCCGACGACCTGAGCCTCGAGGGCATCAGCATCGAAAGGCTCGCAGCTGCGGACAGTGATCTGCATTGGGCGACCAATCTGTACGGCGTTCTGGAAACACGCGGTCAGATACCGGTAGAACGCCCCTTGGCCGCTCTTAATACCGCCTTCGCCACGGACGGTGTACTGATCCATGTGACGGGCAAGGTCAGCAAGCCGGTAAATCTGATTTATCGACACAATTCAGATACTTCTGACGCGATTCTACACCACTGCATCAAACTGGACGCGGGCGCCGAGATGACTTTGCTTGAGAACGGGCCCGCGGCGGCACGCTTCAACAAGGTCATGGAAGTGGACGTGGCCGATGACGCATCATTCCACCATGTCCGCGCACAGGGGCGCGATCACGAGCGCCGCGCCGCAACGCATATCTTTGCCCGTCTCGGCCATCAGAGCGCCTTCCGCAGCTTTACGCTCACGGTCAATGGTGTGCTGACGCGCAATGATTGCGTGATCGAATTTACGGGCGACGACGCGCTCGCGCATGTCGCCGGAGCCTGCGTCGGTGATGGCGACTTTCACCATGACGACACGGTTTTTATCACCCACGATGCGGTAAACTGCGAGAGCCGCCAGGTGTTCAAGAAGGTGCTGCGCAACGGTGCAACCGGCGTTTTCCAGGGCAAGATCCTGGTAAAGGCAGGCGCACAGAAAACCGACGGGTATCAGATCAGCCAATCTTTGCTGCTCGATGAGGACAGCCAGTTCCTCGCCAAGCCCGAACTGGAAATCTACGCCGATGATGTCGCGTGTTCACACGGTTCGACATCGGGCGCGATTGACGAGACAGCGCTGTTTTATCTGCGCTCGCGTGGTGTTCCGGCGGCCGAAGCAACCGATCTGCTCACGCTGGCCTTTCTGGCCGAGGCGGTTGAGGAAATCGCCCAAGAAGAACTGCGCGATGACATAAACGACCGCATGGCGGCTTGGCTGACGCGGCACCGCAGCTGA
- a CDS encoding heavy metal-binding domain-containing protein: MILTTTNTIEGKTITSYNGIVVGEAIMGANIVRDLFARVTDIVGGRSGQYENKLRDAREAAMQEMREECARVGGDAVVGIDIDYEIISDSMMMVSVSGTSVTLE; the protein is encoded by the coding sequence ATGATCCTCACCACAACCAACACTATCGAGGGTAAGACCATCACCTCCTACAACGGTATTGTCGTGGGCGAGGCGATCATGGGTGCCAATATCGTGCGCGATCTGTTCGCCCGCGTCACCGATATTGTCGGTGGCCGGTCGGGTCAGTACGAGAACAAACTACGTGACGCCCGTGAGGCCGCAATGCAGGAGATGCGCGAAGAATGCGCGCGGGTGGGCGGTGACGCGGTGGTCGGCATCGATATCGATTACGAGATCATTTCAGACAGCATGATGATGGTTTCCGTCTCTGGCACTTCGGTGACACTGGAATGA
- a CDS encoding polysaccharide pyruvyl transferase family protein, translating into MKDLTGLEPLRLHWWREKPNFGDAINPLVVGHIASRPVVHAGPRKADMLAIGSMIQVVKRTHKTPRDDGSKITVWGSGLLNPVFGHDFLDHVDLALVRGPITAALLKREMTQFGDPGLLIDTVLPCDRPSTDRIGVVPHISMMGTLALETMLASDPALTLIDPRGDAADVCLQIASCAQIVSASLHGLIIADAYGVPNTWLYPQGQSWLKYHDYAASIGRRDMTHPITLDEARDARPGEIAYTDGIEAARAALRSSFPAHLKSSALRA; encoded by the coding sequence ATGAAGGATTTGACAGGACTTGAGCCGCTCCGCCTTCACTGGTGGCGCGAAAAGCCGAATTTTGGTGATGCGATCAATCCGCTGGTTGTCGGTCATATCGCCAGCAGACCTGTGGTTCATGCGGGCCCGCGCAAAGCCGACATGCTGGCGATCGGATCGATGATCCAGGTCGTGAAGCGCACACACAAGACGCCGCGCGATGATGGCAGCAAAATCACCGTATGGGGCAGTGGGTTGCTCAACCCTGTCTTCGGTCACGATTTTCTCGACCACGTTGACCTCGCCCTCGTGCGCGGACCGATCACCGCCGCCTTGCTCAAGCGCGAAATGACGCAATTTGGCGATCCGGGTCTGCTGATCGACACCGTTCTGCCCTGCGACCGTCCCAGCACCGACCGGATCGGTGTTGTGCCGCATATTTCGATGATGGGCACACTGGCGCTGGAGACGATGCTGGCGTCTGACCCGGCACTTACGCTGATCGATCCGCGTGGGGACGCAGCGGATGTCTGCCTGCAAATCGCATCATGTGCGCAGATCGTATCGGCATCACTGCATGGCCTTATCATCGCCGATGCCTACGGCGTGCCTAACACATGGCTTTACCCGCAAGGGCAAAGCTGGCTCAAGTATCACGACTACGCTGCCTCCATCGGGCGGCGCGATATGACACACCCGATCACTCTGGACGAGGCGCGTGACGCGCGTCCCGGAGAGATTGCCTACACCGACGGGATCGAGGCCGCGCGTGCTGCGCTGCGGTCGAGCTTTCCCGCACATCTGAAATCAAGCGCCCTGCGCGCCTAA
- the sufC gene encoding Fe-S cluster assembly ATPase SufC, whose protein sequence is MLSIKDLAVKLEDEDKQILKGVNLEVEAGKVHAIMGPNGSGKSTLSYVLSGKDGYEVTGGEASLEGEDILEMEPEERAAAGLFLAFQYPVEIPGVGNMTFLRTAVNAQRKARGEDEMSAADFLKVVRAKAKELKIDADMLKRPVNMGFSGGEKKRNEILQMAMLEPKMCILDETDSGLDVDAMKLVAEGVNALRSEGRGFLVITHYQRLLDHIKPDVVHIMADGRIVKTGGPELALEVENNGYADILSEVV, encoded by the coding sequence ATGCTGAGTATCAAGGACCTCGCGGTCAAACTGGAAGACGAAGACAAGCAAATTCTCAAAGGCGTGAACCTTGAGGTAGAGGCGGGCAAGGTGCACGCAATTATGGGCCCGAACGGGTCAGGTAAATCGACCCTGTCATACGTTCTTTCAGGCAAGGACGGCTATGAGGTCACCGGTGGTGAGGCGTCTTTGGAAGGCGAAGACATACTGGAGATGGAACCCGAAGAGCGCGCCGCGGCGGGCCTGTTTCTGGCTTTCCAGTATCCGGTCGAAATTCCCGGTGTCGGCAACATGACGTTTCTGCGCACGGCTGTGAATGCCCAACGCAAAGCCCGCGGCGAAGATGAGATGTCTGCCGCCGACTTCCTGAAAGTTGTGCGCGCCAAGGCGAAAGAGCTGAAGATCGATGCCGATATGCTGAAGCGTCCGGTCAACATGGGCTTTTCCGGCGGGGAAAAGAAACGCAACGAGATTTTGCAGATGGCGATGCTCGAGCCAAAGATGTGCATTCTGGATGAAACAGACTCAGGTCTCGATGTGGACGCGATGAAACTGGTGGCGGAAGGCGTCAATGCGCTGCGCTCGGAGGGGCGTGGCTTTCTGGTCATCACGCACTACCAGCGCCTGCTCGACCACATAAAACCCGATGTCGTCCATATCATGGCGGACGGGCGCATCGTCAAAACCGGTGGTCCCGAACTGGCATTGGAAGTCGAAAACAACGGCTATGCAGACATCCTGAGCGAGGTGGTGTAA
- a CDS encoding HD family hydrolase, giving the protein MTTRLDQQIAFLTEADKLKTIVRATELTDNSRYENSAEHSWHLTLYALVLADQAGPDVDINRVLRMLILHDLVEIDAGDNPIFGDYDATAMAAQEKAAADRIFGLLPDDLHQSLRPIWEEFEAAQTPTAQFAKSLDRFQPPMQNLASGGGSWTDFNVSEEMIAQRVGTKIEIGAPALWSYAKDRIATFFAARTRP; this is encoded by the coding sequence ATGACCACACGGCTGGACCAACAGATTGCGTTTCTGACCGAAGCGGACAAGCTCAAGACAATTGTCCGTGCCACCGAGTTGACCGACAATTCGCGGTACGAGAATTCGGCAGAACACAGCTGGCATTTGACCCTCTATGCACTTGTGCTCGCCGATCAGGCGGGACCCGATGTCGATATCAATCGCGTGTTGCGGATGTTGATCCTGCATGATCTCGTCGAGATTGACGCAGGCGACAATCCGATTTTCGGTGACTACGATGCAACAGCGATGGCTGCGCAGGAAAAGGCAGCGGCTGATCGCATTTTCGGACTGCTGCCCGACGATCTGCACCAGAGCCTGCGCCCGATCTGGGAAGAGTTCGAAGCGGCGCAAACGCCGACAGCCCAATTTGCCAAATCGCTCGACCGGTTTCAGCCGCCAATGCAAAACCTTGCGTCCGGTGGTGGTAGCTGGACCGACTTCAATGTCAGCGAGGAAATGATCGCCCAGCGTGTCGGGACCAAGATCGAGATAGGCGCGCCTGCCCTTTGGTCCTACGCAAAGGATCGGATTGCCACGTTTTTCGCCGCCCGCACGCGCCCTTAA
- a CDS encoding alpha/beta hydrolase, with translation MPEVIFPGPEGRLEGRYHPQKERDAPIAIVLHPHPQFGGTMNHKVVYNLHYAFYNMGFTVLRFNFRGVGRSQGEYDQGVGELSDAASALDYLQSMNNNSKHCWVAGFSFGAWIGMQLLMRRPEITGFISVSPPANMYDFSFLAPCPASGLIINGKADRVAPPSDTVNLVGKLHEQKGITITHEEVEGADHFFKEPYMDTLIDTTTGYVRRRLTENTR, from the coding sequence ATGCCCGAGGTCATTTTTCCCGGACCCGAAGGTCGCCTTGAGGGGCGCTATCACCCACAAAAGGAACGTGACGCGCCGATCGCCATCGTTTTGCACCCGCACCCGCAGTTCGGCGGCACGATGAATCACAAGGTCGTCTACAATCTGCACTACGCCTTCTACAACATGGGATTCACTGTCCTGCGGTTCAATTTCCGCGGCGTGGGCCGCAGCCAGGGCGAGTACGATCAGGGCGTGGGCGAGCTTTCGGATGCCGCGTCGGCACTCGATTACCTGCAATCGATGAACAACAATTCCAAACACTGCTGGGTCGCGGGTTTCAGCTTTGGGGCGTGGATCGGTATGCAGCTGTTGATGCGCAGGCCCGAGATCACTGGCTTCATCTCTGTCTCGCCCCCTGCGAACATGTATGATTTCAGCTTTCTCGCGCCCTGCCCTGCGTCCGGTTTGATCATCAACGGAAAGGCAGACCGCGTGGCGCCGCCCTCTGACACCGTCAATCTCGTTGGCAAATTGCACGAGCAAAAAGGCATCACGATCACCCATGAAGAGGTCGAGGGTGCGGACCACTTCTTCAAGGAGCCGTACATGGATACGTTGATCGACACCACGACGGGCTACGTCCGGCGCCGCCTGACGGAAAACACCCGCTGA
- a CDS encoding Yip1 family protein: protein MMDLAFLTDLAMETLRAPRSAAERIIGLYLDRTTLWTALALCSVLYILSIALTTLQGPRVAELPQFFYEPLIFFFLWTGLLVLAVHALYWTARTMGGEGDFGDLLAVMTWLQAMRVAAQVILTVLALVSPILALLFSAAAGVIGFWIMLNFITVSMRLPSNFHSLGVLVLAIVGLFFGIIILGGVVGLATLGVPANV from the coding sequence ATGATGGATCTTGCTTTTCTCACCGATTTGGCCATGGAAACCCTGCGCGCACCACGCAGTGCGGCGGAGCGTATCATCGGTCTTTATCTCGACCGGACGACGCTTTGGACCGCGCTGGCGCTCTGCAGCGTGCTGTACATTCTGTCGATCGCGCTGACGACCCTTCAAGGGCCACGAGTCGCAGAGCTGCCGCAGTTTTTCTACGAGCCTTTGATCTTCTTCTTCTTGTGGACCGGGTTGCTGGTTCTGGCGGTCCACGCACTTTACTGGACCGCGCGCACGATGGGCGGAGAGGGCGATTTCGGTGATCTTCTTGCCGTCATGACATGGTTGCAGGCCATGCGTGTGGCCGCGCAGGTGATCCTGACCGTTCTCGCCCTTGTATCCCCGATACTTGCGCTGCTGTTTTCCGCCGCCGCAGGTGTGATCGGCTTCTGGATCATGCTTAATTTCATCACGGTCTCGATGCGCCTTCCGTCCAATTTCCACAGTCTCGGCGTGCTTGTGCTGGCGATTGTCGGTCTGTTTTTTGGTATAATTATTCTGGGCGGGGTCGTTGGCCTCGCGACCCTCGGAGTTCCCGCAAATGTATGA
- a CDS encoding NADP-dependent isocitrate dehydrogenase, whose amino-acid sequence MTKIKVDNPIVELDGDEMTRIMWDFIKKKLITPYLDVDLKYYDLGIEARDETEDQITIDAAHAIKEHGVGVKCATITPDEARVEEFGLKKMWRSPNGTIRNILGGVIFREPIICRNVPRLVPGWTRPIVVGRHAFGDQYRATDFKFPGKGKLTIKFVGEDGTEIEEEVFDAPDSGVVMAMYNLDKSIIDFARASFNYGLTKGWPVYLSTKNTILKQYDGRFLELFQEIFDAEFKDRFEEAGITYEHRLIDDMVACAMKWNGGFVWACKNYDGDVQSDTVAQGFGSLGLMTSVLMTPDGKTVEAEAAHGTVTRHYRQHQAGEETSTNSIASIYAWTGALRHRGKLDENTPLINFAETLEQTVVSTVESGHMTKDLALLVGPDQGWLTTMGFLEKVDENLGKALKG is encoded by the coding sequence ATGACAAAGATCAAAGTGGACAATCCCATCGTCGAACTCGACGGTGATGAAATGACCCGCATCATGTGGGATTTCATCAAGAAGAAGCTGATCACGCCCTATCTTGATGTTGATCTGAAGTACTACGATCTCGGGATCGAGGCCCGCGACGAAACGGAAGACCAAATTACCATCGACGCGGCCCACGCGATCAAGGAGCACGGTGTCGGGGTAAAATGTGCCACGATCACGCCGGACGAGGCACGGGTCGAGGAATTCGGCCTCAAGAAAATGTGGCGCAGTCCCAATGGCACCATCCGCAACATTCTGGGCGGTGTGATTTTTCGCGAACCGATCATTTGCCGCAACGTACCGCGTTTGGTCCCCGGTTGGACGCGGCCCATTGTGGTCGGACGCCATGCTTTTGGCGATCAGTATCGCGCGACCGACTTCAAGTTCCCCGGCAAAGGGAAGCTGACGATTAAATTCGTCGGCGAAGACGGCACCGAAATCGAAGAAGAGGTTTTCGACGCGCCCGACAGCGGTGTTGTCATGGCAATGTACAACCTCGACAAATCGATCATCGACTTTGCACGCGCCTCTTTCAACTACGGCCTGACAAAAGGCTGGCCCGTCTATCTCTCCACTAAGAACACGATCCTCAAGCAATATGATGGCCGTTTTCTGGAACTCTTTCAGGAGATTTTCGACGCCGAATTCAAGGACCGTTTCGAGGAAGCGGGCATCACCTACGAGCACCGCTTGATTGATGACATGGTCGCCTGCGCGATGAAATGGAACGGCGGCTTCGTCTGGGCATGCAAGAACTATGATGGCGACGTGCAGTCCGACACTGTTGCGCAGGGTTTCGGCAGTTTGGGCCTCATGACGTCCGTTCTGATGACACCGGATGGCAAGACAGTGGAGGCCGAGGCCGCCCACGGTACCGTGACGCGGCATTACCGCCAGCATCAGGCCGGAGAAGAGACGTCGACGAACTCGATTGCATCGATCTATGCTTGGACCGGCGCCCTGCGGCATCGCGGAAAGCTTGATGAAAACACTCCTCTGATCAACTTTGCCGAAACGCTGGAGCAGACTGTCGTGAGCACCGTAGAGAGCGGGCACATGACAAAAGATCTCGCGCTGCTCGTCGGGCCTGATCAAGGGTGGCTGACGACGATGGGCTTCTTGGAAAAGGTCGATGAAAACCTCGGCAAGGCGCTCAAGGGGTAA
- a CDS encoding YIP1 family protein — protein MADAAPQLMSLTSDIMGTYRAPGRIQSRFLAQGRNEVRALLFLLIAGVLMFVAATPYQAREAELRPDVPLIARLYWSAFLYIFIMPLLVYAFAALIWLLSRIARRNISGFQIRFTLIWSLLATAPVFLLLGLVAGFIGQGVQLQMVGLIWLAVFGWFWAKGLLAADGTA, from the coding sequence TTGGCTGACGCGGCACCGCAGCTGATGTCGCTGACGTCGGATATCATGGGGACTTACAGGGCACCGGGGCGCATTCAGTCCCGGTTTCTTGCCCAGGGGCGCAACGAGGTCCGTGCGCTTTTGTTTTTGCTGATCGCGGGCGTGTTGATGTTTGTCGCGGCAACCCCTTATCAGGCGCGCGAGGCTGAGCTGCGACCGGACGTGCCTTTGATTGCGCGGCTGTATTGGAGCGCGTTCCTGTATATCTTTATCATGCCGTTGCTCGTGTACGCATTCGCAGCGCTGATTTGGCTGCTGTCGCGCATCGCGCGCCGCAACATCAGTGGGTTTCAGATCAGGTTTACGCTGATCTGGTCGTTGTTGGCCACCGCTCCGGTCTTTTTGCTGCTGGGCCTCGTGGCCGGTTTCATCGGGCAGGGCGTGCAATTGCAAATGGTCGGATTGATCTGGCTGGCGGTATTCGGATGGTTCTGGGCAAAGGGCCTTCTGGCCGCGGATGGAACCGCATGA